The genomic interval TCTCATTATTTGCTTATCTCCTTACGTATTCCTCATCATCAATTAGGAGTATTTTGGCCTCTCTATGAAGGTGATGCAAAGAGAAAAGCCAGGCCATATTTTCACAATCCAAAGAAACCTACGTGACTGGCCTCCCAAGCCCCCTCATGTCCCCTCTCAGTCACctcatttctgtattttattttttggctgtgatgggtcttccttgctacacactggctttctctagttgccgtgagcaggggctactctttgttgtgatgCGAGGACTCACTGGGGCAGctcctcttgtggagcacaggctctaagtgtgtgggcttcagtagttgcagcacatgggccccgtagttgcggcacacaggcttagctgcaccttggcatgtgggatcttcctggaccagggatcaaaccagtgccccTTACCTTTCAAGGTGGATttgtaaccactggatcaccaggggaggCCCTGTCCAGACTTTTAATAGCAGAGtttaatttcttctcttctcttttgtaTGTCCTATAACTGGAGTAACCAATTTGTCTTCTTTTATGTTCAGTTTCTTTCACTCAAAACAATGTATGTGAGATTCCTCTATACTGTTGACCGCATTCTCACTGACATGTCAAATAGGATCCATTGATTTATAAATAGGTCAATATTTTTAATTCTactcatttatattaatatattgataGATGTGCAGTTGACTTACTCAttattctgttgatggacatttggatggtTTCTGGTTTGGGGTGAGTATAGACACTTGAACCTCCTAAGTATATTCATCTGAGTGGAACTGATGAGTTGTCTTCAAGATATGGATCCAAGTGGTTGTAACCTGTTCACCTTTTAAATTTTACCTATTCTTGTGGACATGgacaccatttcttttttttaaaccctttcttttctttttaaaaaatattatttggctgtgccatattttagttgcagaatgcaggatcttcagtcttcactgaGTCATGAGAAattttagttgtggcttgtgggatctagttccctgatcagagattgaacctgggcctcctgcatttaAGCCACCTCCTGCTGATAAGCATTGTTGTTTTCGGTTTTGACTCTCATAAACAATACAATGATGAACATCCTTGAGCACCCTTCTTTATGCACTTGTTAACTGACCCCCTAGCAATCACCTTTttggttatttccagtttttgtttttaggtACAAAATAACACTAGATACATGTCAAATCTATAACCAAATGGACCTATAagataacacagggaactatgctcaatatcttgtaataacctataatgaaagagaatgtaaaaaaggaatatatatgtgCCTTccttcgtggtccagtggctaagactccaagctcccagtgcagaggatCTGGGTtgaatccctagtcagggaactagatcccatatgccccagCTAAAGTTCCCACGTGCCGCAgataagacctggtgcagctaaataaataaaatagcacaaataaatattttaaaaagtaatatagatgtgtatatataactgaatcactttgctatatacctggaactaatacaacattgtaaatcaactatatttcaataaaaaaatttttttaaaggaataaactTCCTTGCACATTCATTTTTTGGActtaaaattctttgtttttgGTGTTTCATTGTTAATCCAAAGACGTGAACATGGGGGATATTCACTGACAGTTATAGCCAAAAatgccaattttttaaaaaggatttatttatttatctggatgCACTAagacttagttgtggcatgtggggtctagtccCCTggccagggaccgaacccaggtcccctccaCTGGACATGAGAATTAGTCACTACattagctactaaaccaccagggaagtcacacaaAATGCCAATTTTCCCCCATGCCCCCCAGGTTCCAAAATGCCAATTTTTGATGGTGGCTTTACCCTACTCTTTGACCTGATGGGTATTTCTCTAGTTTTACCTCTGAATAAGTGAACTTTGCAATAAaaaaaaggttttgttttttaaatagaatttaggttttttttttgtttgtttgttttaacatgtCTTCACTTTGGTCTTAGGGACAGAGTCAGCCCAGGGCAGTGTTGCTGCATGTTGCGTGGGATGAAGGGCTGAAGGCTGCTGCTTCTTGCAAGCTGGCTTCCGAGATTgcaccttcttctcctgctcctcctccaacTCTATGATCTTCCAAGGTATGAAGTCTGTGGTTCCAGCCAGAAGGGGGGACTCCTATAAAGTAAGTGTCTCATGCTCCAGGGCTGCCTGAGTGAATACTCTGCACTGGGGTACTTCTGAAATCTAGtcacctcttcattttttcctctacCCATCCTTCCATCTGTCATTGATCTATCCATCACCTATGTTATCCCCCATCTATTCACTGATCCATCCAGTCATTCATCAATCCACCTCCTTTTCATTGATCTCTTTACCAATTCCTTTACCTttcttcattcactcactcatttatcTACACATATTTCATCTATTCACCTTCCCACTCAActatcctccctccctccatctatcCAATTATCCTGCTACGCACACATACATCCATTTATCTGTTTACCctctcatccatccattcatgtaTCCATTTCCTTATTTACTGATCTGTTTGCCAATTCATTCATCAACTTCATTTACTCACCCATTTTCAACCCAAACTCTTTTATGCGTTCCTCTAATCCATCCAATATTCATTCGTCCACTAATTTATCCATTCAGGAGTTAGTCATCCATCTATCAGTCTTCTATCAGTCTGCTCACCTACTCATTTATAGCCAAGCTAGCCACTCAGAACATCTACCTTTTCACAGCTGGGAACCCAGGCCCTGTGACTGAGATCAGGCCACAGAAATGAGTCGGGCTCGGTTCCACCATCTAAGAATTCAGAATACCATCAGTCAGTGGGAAAAAGCAAATAACACCAAGCATACAGACACAGGCAGGATATTTCCAAAACAGTACGATCAGTGCTGTCCTTATAGTGTATTCCAGATACAGAGGAAAGTTGTGGAGCAGGTGGGTGGTCAGGCATTCAGGTGAGAACGTGCCCTGGGTGCTGACGTCGGAGTAGCCGCAGGATGATGTGGCCTGGGGACGAAAGGCCACCCGGGCATGTGACTGGGAAGGAGTCCCTGCCaaggagaggaggaagatggCAAGATGCCAGGAACCAGAACATGTAGTTTCTGGGGGGTGAGTACCCGCCCCAGCCAGGAGGCCTCCTGCCTGCACCACACTGCTCCCTGACCACCTCCCTGCTGCCCCCCCACAGGCAGAGCTGACCCGCCTAGGAACCAAGACAATGCAGCAAGCAACACAGCTACAGGTGTTCCCCAGCGGGCAGAGCTCCTATCAGTCCATCCCCAACTTCCAAGATAGAGTGGGGACACCGTGTTCACAGCTACAGATGTTGCCCAGTGGGCAGAGCTCCCACCAGCCCGATCCCAGTCTCCAAGACAAACAGGGAACGCTGCGTCCACAGCCCCAGCGTGAACCACCCTCCTCCAAGGAGACCCTTCTGGAACAGCCTGACAAGGACAAGATGATGGCTCGTCGTATCCCTCGCCTCCGGGCTGTGGTGGAGAGCCAGGCCTTCAGGAACGTCCTGGTGGATGAAATGGACATGATGCTGTCCCGTGCAGCCACCCTCATTCAAGCCAATTGGAGGGGGTACCGCCTCCGGCAGAAGCTCATCTCCCAGATGATGGCAGCCAAGGCCATCCAGGAGGCCTGGCGACGCTTCAACACCAGGCGCCTCCTCCGGTCTGGCAAGACGATGGAGAAAAAAGCGAAGGTGGAGGAGGGGGACATCCCTTACCACCCGCCCCAGCAGGTGCGGTTCCAGCATCCCGAAGAGGGCAAGTCCCTGCTGGCCCAGCCCACCATGGTGAGCAAGGAGACCCAGTTCCCTTCCTCCGACAGCCTGGCCACCTATACCCACCAACTGGCCCTGCTGCAGTCCCAGGGCATGTCACCGCCTGGGACGTGCTCTGTCGGAGGCCCCAGCGTCACCTTCCTGCCGCACCAGACAGTTGCCATCAAACTTCCGTGTCCCGTGAGTCTCGAGGCCAAGTGCCGCCCATGCCTGATGACAAGAACCGTTAGAAGCACCTGCCTTGTCCAAGTGGAAGGGGACACAGTGAAGACCAAGCAAATAACTGCCAGAGCCAATAAGGCGGGAGCCATGGGGCCACCATCTGGAAGGTGCGCCCAGGCAGTTCAAGGACAATTCAAGACCCAAACCCAGGCCCCCATGGAAGCAGAGGTCCTCAAGATGCTACCCCAGACAGGCCCAGTGCCTGTGATAACCAAGACCCTCTCCCAGCCAGGGCCCACTTTGACCATGACCAGGACTCCCTTCCAGATGTACCCGGCGGCCACGATAACCAAGACTTCGCCCCAGGCTTGCCCAGTGCCCATGGTAACAATAGCCAAGACCCCACCCCAGATGTACCTGGCAGCTGCAATGACCAAGATCCCCCCGCAGACGTGCCCAGCAGCCCCCATGACCAAGACTGCGGCCCAGATGTCCCCAGCGGCCACCATGAACAAGACTGCCCTCCAGTCGTGCCTGGCAGCCATGATGAACAAGACCCTACCCCAGCCATGCCCAATACCAGCGGTCACAATAACCAAGGCCCCACCCCAGGTGTACCCCCCAGCCCCAGTGGCCAAGATCCCACCTCAGACGTGCCCGCCAGCCACAGCGACCAAGACCCCACTCCAGTCATGCCTGGCGGCCATGATGAGTAAGATCCAACCTCAGCCGTGCCCAGGGCCCATGATAACCATCACCAaaaccccaccccagccctgcccagtgACCCAAGGGACCAGGACGCCAGCCCCCATGCGACCAACAGCCTCCATGACCAACACTCCACCCCAGACGAGACCGCCAGCCGCTTTGACGAAGGTCCCACCCCAGCTCTGCCTGCTGGCCTCGATGATCAAGTCTCCAACTCAGACACGGCCTGCAGCCACAGCAACCAAAGTCTCGCCCCAGGTGTGTGCAGGGCCCTTGCTGACCAAGATCCCACCCCAGACGCGCCCAGCAGCCATGGGGACCAAGGCCCCAGTGCAGACGTGTCAGTTGGCCACAGTGACCAAGACCCCATCTCATCAGATGCTCCAAGGAGCCTCGGTGGCCAAAACGGCTCCTCCCCAGACGCGCCTGGCGGCCATGATCAACAAGACTCCCGCTCAGTTACGCTCAGTGGCCACCATCCTCAGAACCCTGTGCCTGCCCCCTTCAGCAGCTGGAAACCTCAAGGCTCCGTTTTCAGCAGCGGCGACAGCTGGGATTTCCGACACCTCATCCCACACGTGTCTAAGTGGACCAAAGGCCAGGGCCACGGTGAACGTGAGACAGGCGACAGGGGTTGTCAAGGTCTCGTCCCGCTCCCACTTGACAGAGGGGAAAGTGAAATGCTTTCCCCCATCGCATCCGGGGGCTGGGGCTCCTAAGCCTGCAGCCAGGCCTCCTTTGGAAGGCGAGAAAATCAAGGCCTTCTCCCAGAAGCAAGTGAAAACGGAAACCATGTCTGACACCAGTATGGCCATGGAAATGCCCGGGGATCTGACCTGGGCAAAAGTGGCCAACGACAGGAACAAGCGGGCACAGTTGAGGACGGACGTCTTGAAGGTTCAATCCCAGCTGTATGGGCCTGCTAGAACAGCTGGGCCGCCGCTGAGCACATGTCTGCCTCAAGCGCAGCTGGCCCCTTGTTCAACCACAGTCTTGCCCCAGGCCCAGCTGCTGGCCGAGCTGACTAAGGCCCTGCCCCAGGAGCATGTGTCTGCCAAGCTGACCAAGGCCCGGGGCCCCGGACACCCAGCGGCCCAAGCCCCCGCAGCCGTGGCCCAGCCACACCTGAGTGAGTGTCTGTCCAAGATGCCGTCCCAGGCACACCTGCCCGCCAAGCTGGTGAAGGCGCAGTCCCAGGCACAGCTGACCACAGCAGTGATCAAGGTACAGTCCCAAGGGCATCTCCCCACCGGATTGACGAAGACGCAGTCCCAGGCCCAGCTGGTCACAGACACAGCTAAGAGCCTCTAcgcggcccaccaggctgctgAACTCAGCAGCAAGACACAGTCGCAGCCACTCCTGGCAGGCTTCAAGGCTTCCACCCAGCCCTGCCAGCACATCGGCGCTCTGCCCCGAGCCAAGCCAGAAGACAGACTGACCCAGCTCCCATCCCACAGCTACGTGCAAGGCAAGGCCACTCTGGGCCTGCGCCAGGGGGCCTCTGAGACCCAGAACATGCTGGTGCCTCTGCTGGCCTCTGCTGGCCACACCACGTGCAACGCTGAATCCTGGGGGGACAGTGGGGCTGCCCGGGCCCAGGCGTCAACCACCGGCGCACCCCCGCCCAGCCAGGAGGAGCTAGCGGCCTCCCAACTCGCCTCCCTGTGTGCTGAGCTGGCCGCCGTGCTGGGCTCCCAGGAGGACCTCCGCGCCCTGCTGGCCAAAGCCCTCTCCCAGGGGGAAGTGAGGGCGGCCCTGAACCAGGCTCTGTCCAAAGAAGTCTTGGGAGCCACGATGGCTAAGGCCTTGCCCCAGGGCATCCTGGGCACGGTGCTGGTGAAGGCGCTCTCCTGGGGCGAGCTGGGCACCAGCCTATCCCGCGCACTGTCCCGGGGTGAGCTCACTAAGGCCATTCAGAGCAGACTGGCGGATGTGCTTAGCAAGGCCCTGACAGAGGAGGAGCGCGCCACCTTGAGCCAGGCCCTGTGTC from Dama dama isolate Ldn47 chromosome 9, ASM3311817v1, whole genome shotgun sequence carries:
- the IQCN gene encoding IQ domain-containing protein N translates to MPGTRTCSFWGAELTRLGTKTMQQATQLQVFPSGQSSYQSIPNFQDRVGTPCSQLQMLPSGQSSHQPDPSLQDKQGTLRPQPQREPPSSKETLLEQPDKDKMMARRIPRLRAVVESQAFRNVLVDEMDMMLSRAATLIQANWRGYRLRQKLISQMMAAKAIQEAWRRFNTRRLLRSGKTMEKKAKVEEGDIPYHPPQQVRFQHPEEGKSLLAQPTMVSKETQFPSSDSLATYTHQLALLQSQGMSPPGTCSVGGPSVTFLPHQTVAIKLPCPVSLEAKCRPCLMTRTVRSTCLVQVEGDTVKTKQITARANKAGAMGPPSGRCAQAVQGQFKTQTQAPMEAEVLKMLPQTGPVPVITKTLSQPGPTLTMTRTPFQMYPAATITKTSPQACPVPMVTIAKTPPQMYLAAAMTKIPPQTCPAAPMTKTAAQMSPAATMNKTALQSCLAAMMNKTLPQPCPIPAVTITKAPPQVYPPAPVAKIPPQTCPPATATKTPLQSCLAAMMSKIQPQPCPGPMITITKTPPQPCPVTQGTRTPAPMRPTASMTNTPPQTRPPAALTKVPPQLCLLASMIKSPTQTRPAATATKVSPQVCAGPLLTKIPPQTRPAAMGTKAPVQTCQLATVTKTPSHQMLQGASVAKTAPPQTRLAAMINKTPAQLRSVATILRTLCLPPSAAGNLKAPFSAAATAGISDTSSHTCLSGPKARATVNVRQATGVVKVSSRSHLTEGKVKCFPPSHPGAGAPKPAARPPLEGEKIKAFSQKQVKTETMSDTSMAMEMPGDLTWAKVANDRNKRAQLRTDVLKVQSQLYGPARTAGPPLSTCLPQAQLAPCSTTVLPQAQLLAELTKALPQEHVSAKLTKARGPGHPAAQAPAAVAQPHLSECLSKMPSQAHLPAKLVKAQSQAQLTTAVIKVQSQGHLPTGLTKTQSQAQLVTDTAKSLYAAHQAAELSSKTQSQPLLAGFKASTQPCQHIGALPRAKPEDRLTQLPSHSYVQGKATLGLRQGASETQNMLVPLLASAGHTTCNAESWGDSGAARAQASTTGAPPPSQEELAASQLASLCAELAAVLGSQEDLRALLAKALSQGEVRAALNQALSKEVLGATMAKALPQGILGTVLVKALSWGELGTSLSRALSRGELTKAIQSRLADVLSKALTEEERATLSQALCQGELGAVLGQSLSQAALRSGVGLPKAASKTVGSGMTVMPAPVEVDCRGSLSAAWGPTLGPMRLQPSKGPEDTAMSGGQAWNSTIPSVAVGPRGSTVAAGGAWEPARGTVPWDVVGSKATVDPRQPRELVASVQAVEKIIIHAVVIIQACARGFLVRRTIKVWHQWAIIIQAAWRGYRVRRDLARLCRAATIIQAAWRGFVIRQSRTQHMLLQNVWAETGSGARTTSDHRCFQSCQPHVCALCQSLTSGLGSPPSVVMLVGSSPRTCHTCGHTLPTRVVHGTGRGAASQAGVPRGCLTQSTARSLRRPHQTKAAMVIQSAWRGFVVRRRLKQQQEAAKMLQATWRGHSARASLTTDALLGPAAWDNSRHTQWPGV